The Numenius arquata chromosome 17, bNumArq3.hap1.1, whole genome shotgun sequence genome segment AACCAGGCCCGTGTCTGGATGTGTCTGTCAGGTCTCCGgcaccccagctggcagcttcGGTTCAACATAGCTCTTCTCTTCCACGTGATTTGTCTGTTCCAGGAGCCACCGTCTCTCCTGGTCACTAACATCCAGCCTCAGCGTCACCTCTTGGAAAACGCTGTTCACAGCAACCTGTATCATACAGAGGAAAAGCAACTCAGTACTGGTCACAGGGCCAATGCTACTCACGTTCTCTGGGTAGGAGACAGGCTGTGGTTACCGCACCTccttaaaatgaagctttttgaACATGCAGATACTGGCTTCATTTTCCTGACCAATCTTAGCCTCAAATTTGGTGATCCCCAGGTTTCTCACTCctgcaaaagaaaccaaaagagaagcaTTTCCATTACCTGCTCATCTACCACATCTATGAAAGGACAGGACTCCAATTTCTGGGGCACATACATCCCTTACTGCCCTGTCTGTATCACTAGGAATATCCCAACTGTACTCCCGTTCCCATGTGCTGAGCCACCCTTACCATAGGACATCATCATCAGAGTTGCCTCCTTGCCAAACCCTCTGCCTCGGTAGCTGGGCTCTGAAAGAGAGCGCCACAGAAGTCAGTATCCAGTTATCCAGACAAACCTGCCATGCTGGATGCTTTTCAGAAGAGACTGTGAGCTGGACCAGCAAAGGATGCTGATCAGGGCTGAAGAGCCATGGCAAAGCAATGAGAATAAAAAGCTGCTGTATGTAACATCTGTCTGCAGCTGGCTTTAGCCACAGCGACAAAGGTGCAAGCTACAAAGCAGAACTTGACCTGCGATCATAATTTCAATCTCGCCCAAAGTCGGATCCTCAGCGTCGGTGAGGAAGAGATTGACGTCCCCCACCATGCAGTCCTCATCCGCACACGCCTGCCCAGACCACCGCTGCGTGTCCAGCACAATGAAGGTGCactctggggaaaacaaaaacgTCTTCAGGGCATGCTGAGAATTATTCACAGATTACTGAAGGATGAAATTAAAGGCATGCAATGgacagaggaaaaacagcttCCACATATTAACGGTGAGGAAGAGCTAATAATTAGGCCTCCTGTGCCAGGTGTGCCTGCTCACATCCcaagaaatataagaaatattctgaaaaaccCGTTGTGAGGGTGACGTAGACACTAAGACTAGAAACAGCCTATTTAAGGAGCGTGAAAACTTTCACCCTATGACTGAGATGTCCCAGCCTTGTCTTGCTCTGCAGCAAGTTTGGGCAAAGAATTGTTTGGTGCACAAGAGACTGAGACCTGATGATTCACCTAGTccatattatttttgcttttagtaaGACTTTTAATGCCAGCTAAGACAAATGTTCCAGACTGAGGTCTTTGCCAGCCTCAGTATTTTGCAGCTCACTATATTTCTACCAGGCTTTTATGGGCAGTGAATTATTACCTGTAGGAGAGCCAGGGAACCAATTCAGTCAGCACACCTCAACCAGGTAATTATAAAGTCATTCGATTTCTCAAGGAAAAATACAACCCCCTTCCACCTTTTTACGATGATCAGACCTGGTGAGTGTTGAccatgcagcagcagctcagcagataATGCTGTGGGATGTAAATATCTGTAAACTTTGAAAAACTGTGTACATAAAAAGGACACTAACATCCTCGGACACTCTCTACTTCCCTGAGCATATACCAGCTATAAACAGAAAGCCAGTTCAAAGCTACTGTTGTAAAAGGTCTCACATCCCCTCTGCTTCAACAAATACAGCTTGCTCACCAGGCGCTCTCAGCCCATTGTGGGCCCTTTACAGGACAGAAGGGACCTGCTCAccactcccacccacccacccttagAAAATGTTCTAAGATCCTCACTGTCTGCGTCGTCCCGCCAGCTGCGCTGCATCTCATACTCCTGCTCCAGGCTGAGTGGTTCCGAGGCGGTGAGGCGCTGCAGCTCCTCCGACTGCATCCACTCATGGTACCTGACAACAGGACCCAGAACCAAATCACTGCCTGAGCTACAGCATCACAGTCTGATTTCCACAAGTGCTCTGAGAATCAGACTGTCATAAACCAGTTCTGGAAACACTAGCCTGCCATTCAAGGCAACTTAAAAGTATCCACAAGCCTCTCTCCCTTATCTAACACAGGAATTGGTGTTCTCCATGGAAATTTAGCAAGTTTGTCCATCCTGTAGCTTTCTTTGAAGAGTGCCTGATGCaaatgatgtttttaaaagtaCTGAGCATTGAGTTCTGGTGCATTTTATCCCAATTGAGATTGATACAGCATCTTTCATGCACTGACGAAGTGACTAATACTGGCATCTTtgtgctgaggctgcagctgcccaggCCAGCACTTTACAAACTGCCTGCAGGCCTGCTTCTAATTTATCAAATATCCATCTGGCTTTACGCATTGAAGTTTTGCTCTTCCACTGTCATTAGGGAAAGGTATCAATGAACAAGAGAACTGTCAGCGCTTCACTCACAGACAGGTATTTCCCTTTCCATGGGGCCATAGGGGCACAGATGAAGTTCTCTTTGTCAGCAAAGAGCACAGACCTGCCAGGGACGCTGCTACAGGGCATGGAGGGCAAAACTGATTGCCTTTCTATGAGTGCACTTTCAGCTGCATGGCTCCCAGGGGAAAGAGGGCCCTGCAGCTCTCAAGCCAACACCCTTTCTGAACACCATGCCTCCTTTAAAAAGAGGAGTGAAGCAGACAGTGTAGAGTATCAGAGGAAGACAGAAGCCACATACCGAGGCACGTGTGCAGATGTGTATGGCACCAGGGTCACCCTCTGTCCTTGCAGCACAGTGTTCTGGTTAATCTTCATGGCCTGTGCACTGAGAGAGAGATGGAACACCCCACTTGCTGTCTCCAGCAAGGCCAAGGGATGGGACAGCACCCCCGGGAGCCAGTGGAGGCCACTCTCACTGTGTGGACAGGCCCCAGCTCATACCAATCCCCCACACAGCAACATTCCCgcatcctccttcctcccccccctacccagggcagggctTTATCAGTGCTGAGTGCCCTCGGGGTCCAACAGCGGCCGGGGGTCTGCCCTGACAGACGCCACTTAGCACTTTGTGACTCAGATGGTGGTGGAGCAACCTTCCTCTCACACACCTCGGGCCTCGGGGAAACACGGGGCTGGGGGAAGATCCGGGGCCTGAGGGGGAAACGGGGGCCTGAGGGGGAAAcgggggcctgaggggggaaCACGACCT includes the following:
- the NAT9 gene encoding alpha/beta-tubulin-N-acetyltransferase 9, with the protein product MKINQNTVLQGQRVTLVPYTSAHVPRYHEWMQSEELQRLTASEPLSLEQEYEMQRSWRDDADKCTFIVLDTQRWSGQACADEDCMVGDVNLFLTDAEDPTLGEIEIMIAEPSYRGRGFGKEATLMMMSYGVRNLGITKFEAKIGQENEASICMFKKLHFKEVAVNSVFQEVTLRLDVSDQERRWLLEQTNHVEEKSYVEPKLPAGVPET